GCGAGTCAGCGTGGAGTGGGGCGGATGGCGCCTCGATAGCGGGAGAGGTAGTAGGGCGAGGCGGCGAAGTCGATCGTCTTGACGACGTCGCCGGTCTTGGGGGCGTGGACCATGACGCCGTCTTTGACGTAGATGCCCACATGGGTGGGGTCTCCGCCGCCTCCGCCGAAAAAGACCAGGTCTCCCGGGCGGAGCTGGGAGAACGACACTTGACGGCCCTGCTTGAACTGGGTGCCGGTGTAGTGGGTGAGTCTGGCCCCGGCCTTGGCCCAGGCGTGCAGGGCGAGCCCCGAGCAGTCGAAGCCCCCGCCGGTCGGGCCCGCGCTCGAACCGCCGCCCCACACGTACGGCCTGCCGACCTGGCGGAGTGCCGTGGTAGCCGCGATCTGCCCTCGCACAGGCAGGGTGCGTCCCCGCGAGGCCACCGCCCTCCCTCGCGAGGGTGCCGCCCGCCTACCGGAGAAGGCCTTCCCTGGGGAAGAGACCGCCCGCCCACCGGAGGAGGCTCTCCCCCGGGAGGAGACCGCTCCTCGACCGGAGGGCGCTTTCCGCCCCTCAGGGGGGCGCTGTGACCGCTTGGCACCCGCCCGCGAGGATTCCGGCCCGGAGAGGGGCCGGGGACCCCTCCGCTCCGCCGAAGAGGACGAGTCGCCCCACACCTCCGAGGTGCCTGAGGGCTCCACCGGCCCTCCCGTCTCCGGACCGGAAGAGTCGAGCACCCACTCATC
This region of Streptosporangium sp. NBC_01495 genomic DNA includes:
- a CDS encoding C40 family peptidase, giving the protein MASRGRTLPVRGQIAATTALRQVGRPYVWGGGSSAGPTGGGFDCSGLALHAWAKAGARLTHYTGTQFKQGRQVSFSQLRPGDLVFFGGGGGDPTHVGIYVKDGVMVHAPKTGDVVKTIDFAASPYYLSRYRGAIRPTPR